One genomic segment of Cydia splendana chromosome 5, ilCydSple1.2, whole genome shotgun sequence includes these proteins:
- the LOC134790337 gene encoding uncharacterized protein LOC134790337, with protein MAKPSFDVKTAIALLPVMTGQEDTTKQLIDGILMYSSIINSETQQVLIDFVLKTRLSSSAKLRLKTSYSSVELLVTDMRTFLLPKKSSESIQAQLYRARQGRRTIEAFGAEIEDLFVNLTISQADGNDSRYDILRPLNEKSAIKRFADGLADPKLSTIISSRQFASLPEAIRTAIDEHSSSPQQDQVLHYGRGHSRDKLTTTNLLEHKINLKENTSPVYVKPYRIPHALRKELQTQIQDMLDNDIIEETTSEWSSPVLLVPKKSDKLGEKKWRLVVDYRQLNNRIQDDKFPLPNITEILDSLAGRMNSKRALGGARELVKRGEEVCWRQSTWLMAAQQEDITSGRYPQQ; from the exons ATGGCTAAGCCCAGTTTTGATGTCAAGACGGCCATCGCCTTGTTGCCCGTCATGACGGGGCAGGAGGATACCACTAAACAATTAATAGACGGTATTCTAATGTACAGTTCCATTATTAATAGCGAAACTCAACAGGTTTTAATAGACTTCGTCCTAAAAACAAGACTTTCATCTAGCGCTAAGCTCAGATTAAAGACGTCATATAGTAGCGTAGAATTACTTGTCACGGATATGCGCACATTTTTACTACCTAAAAAATCGTCCGAATCGATTCAGGCTCAACTATACAGAGCTAGGCAAGGTAGGAGAACTATAGAGGCATTCGGAGCCGAGATCGAGGATCTTTTCGTCAACCTGACCATATCTCAGGCCGACGGTAACGATAGCAGGTACGATATACTTCGTCCGCTGAACGAGAAATCAGCCATTAAACGGTTTGCAGACGGTCTAGCAGACCCAAAATTAAGCACAATAATATCATCTAGGCAATTTGCGTCATTGCCCGAAGCAATCAGGACGGCCATTGACGAGCACAGCTCATCACCACAACAGGATCAGGTCCTACATTATGGACGGGGACATTCTC GCGACAAGCTTACCACAACAAACTTGCTGGAGcacaaaattaacttaaaagaaAATACAAGCCCAGTATACGTAAAACCTTACAGGATACCACATGCCTTACGCAAAGAACTTCAAACGCAGATCCAAGATATGCTAGATAACGACATAATAGAAGAGACTACTTCCGAGTGGTCCAGCCCAGTTTTGCTTGTTCCTAAAAAGAGTGATAAGTTAGGAGAAAAGAAATGGAGATTGGTTGTCGACTACAGGCAACTAAATAATAGAATACAGGATGATAAATTCCCATTGCCCAACATAACAGAAATATTAGATTCCCTAGCAG GCCGAATGAATAGCAAACGTGCTCTGGGTGGGGCACGTGAGTTGGTCAAACGCGGTGAAGAGGTCTGCTGGCGGCAGTCCACATGGCTTATGGCCGCACAACAGGAAGACATCACATCTGGTCGctatcctcagcaatga